Within the Pseudomonas putida genome, the region GCAGATCTCGATCGTCACCTGCGGGTGTGCCTGGGCAAAGGCCTCCAGGGCAGGAAAGCGCGTGCCTACCAGCAGCAGACGTTGCGGGGTGAAGCGCTCCAGCAGGGCCGCCAGGGCCTGCTGGGGTGTACGTTGGGAAAAACCGTCGGTCATTGCCAATCCTCGTTCAGGTCTTCCAAGACTAACGGGCTGTCGGCCGTGGGCAAAGCGCCGTATGACCGTGTCGTGGCTTATTGCTGGCAGGGATCAGATGTGCGGTCTTTACTCCCATGGATCGGCCTTATGCCGATTCCCCCTAGGAGAAGCTACGAAATGAGCATAGTACGCACAGCGATACCCCTGGTACTGCTCACCAGTGTGTTGACTGGTTGTGCAGGTTTGCAAAAAACCGACTGGCCGAAGTGTGCTGCCGTCGGGGGCGTGGGCGGTGCTGCCCTGGGTGCCATCGAAAGCTCCAGCTGGGCTGGCTGGGGTGCATTGTTGGGCGGCGGCCTGGCAGCTGGCTATTGCTGGGCCAAGGGCGATGGCGACGAGGATGGTGATGGTGTGCCGGACAGCCGTGACAAGTGCCCTGGCACACCTCGTGGTGTGCAGGTCGATGCCAATGGCTGCCCGCCCGAGCCGGCGCCCGTGGTCGAGGAAGTCGTGGTGCAGAAAGAGGAAGTCATCGTCATCCGTGACGTGCACTTCGAGTTCGACTCTGCGCGCCTGACCGCAGCCGACAAGGAGCGCCTGAACACCATTGCCACGCGCCTCAAGCAGGAAGCACCGAGCGCTCGACTGAGCGTCACCGGTCATACCGACAGCGTTGGCTCCGACAGTTACAACCAGAACCTGTCCGAGCGCCGTGCCCACTCGGTGACCGATTACCTGGTCGAGAGCGGGGTGCCACGCGCCAGCTTCGTGTCCGTGGTCGGTGCCGGCGAAACCCAGCCTGTAGCGGACAACGCCACAGCCGATGGGCGTTCGATGAACCGTCGCACCGAGATCAGGATCGAGCGCTGACGGCGTGCGCCTGCGCCTTGAGAAGTGGCGCGGGCGCGTCTTTACTCCTGTAGGCCGGTTGCGGCCAACGACACAGGAGCATTCATCATGAGTGTCATGTCAAAGGCGGCGCTGCCGTTGCTGGTGGTTTCCAGCCTGCTGGCAGGCTGCGCCACCCACAGTGACGGCAGTGCGCCCCTCAATCAACGGACCTGGCCCATCTGCAGCCTGCTCGGTGGGCTGGCGGGCGGCGGCCTGGGCGCTATAGAAAGCTCGAGCTGGGCTGCAGGCGGTGGCGCCCTGGGTGCGATCGCCGGCGGCCTGATCTGTTACGCCCAGGATGGGGATGAAGATGAGGATGGCGTGTTCGATCGCCGTGACCGTTGCCCCGACACGCCTGCCGGCACCGCCGTCGACCATGTGGGCTGCCCGCTGCCGCAGTATCCGCCCAGCCAACCTGCGCCCGAGCCGCAGCCCGAGGTGATCTCCCTCGACGACCAGGGCCAGGTGATGTTCGCGTTCGACTCCGCCGATTTGACGGCGGGCAGCCAGCAACGGCTGCAAAGCCTGTTACCCAGGCTCAACGAGCTGGGGGTATCGCGGATCAAGGTGGTTGGCCATACCGACAATGTCGGGTCCGACAGTTACAACCAGGCCCTCTCCGAGCGGCGTGCCGCCAGCGTCGCACAGTACCTGATCAGCCAGGGCCTGGCCCCGCAGAAGGTGACCAGCGAGGGGCGCGGGGCGAGCGAGCCGGTGGCAGAAAACGACACCGAAGAAGGCCGTGCGCACAACCGGCGGGTGGACCTGCACCTTAACTGAGCAGCGATGGGAGCAGCAGATGAAATTCATTCTGGGCCTGGGTAAGACTCTCACTATCGCTTTCTGGGGCGTGGTGATGTTCAACCTGATGCTGCCGCAGCCGCTGCCGTTCAACCTGTTGATCAATGCTGCGGGCATTGCTTTGCTGGGCCTGCACTTTCTGGAAGTGCTGTTCTTCAACGGCAGCTTGCGTGGGCGCAGCCACCGCTGGTTCGATCGTTTGCAGATACTGCTGACGGGCATTTTCCATGTGATGTCCATACCGCGGCCGGCAGCGCTGCCGCGCCGTGGCTGACCAAGGCGCGACCTTGCTAGGCCGGTAACCGCGAACTGGCTACCGTCACCACCGCCAACCCCAGCAGGAGGTTGGCCCCCACCAGGCGCCGGATCCGGCCTAGCGCCGCAGCGCCTGCGGCCCAGTCTTCGGCTTGCACCGCGGCCTTGAGTTCAGGCAGCAACAGCGCCTGGATCCGCATGAACAGCGCGAACATGGCGATCCCGCCCCCCATCATCACCTGCACATACCTGGGGGCTGTCTCGAAGCCGTTGAAGCGCAGGTGCAACATGCCGACACCGCTTATCGCCAGAATGGCGATCGCCAGCCAGACCCATCTGAAGAAACGTCGGAAAACGTCCACCCAGAGCCGAAGCCGGGCAGGCCCCTCAAGGGCTGCAACCGTGGCAGGGCGCAGCACCAGCCAGGCGAAGAACATGCCGCCGACCCACACAAGGGCGGCCAGGACATGCAGTGTGTAGGGGAGGGCAAAGGCAAGCATCCGGATCTCCATGCGGCACAATGGGCAATAGCGGGGTATGATAGCCGCCCCATGCGAAACACTGAAAATATATCCAGCCCTTCGGGCGCCTGCAGACCATGATCAGCAACGAACTCAAAGCCACCATCCAGGGCGCCTACTCGCGTTTTCTCGAAGCCAAGAGCCTCAAGCCGCGTTATGGCCAGCGCCTGATGATCGCCGAAGTGGCCAAGGTCCTGGGCGACATTGCCTGCGACGACGAAGGCCGCCGCGCGGGCGAGCCTGCCGTGGTCGCGGTGGAGGCGGGCACCGGTACCGGCAAGACGGTCGCCTACAGCCTGGCCGCAATCCCGGCCGCCAAGGCTGCTGGCAAGCGCCTGGTGATCGCCACCGCGACCGTGGCCTTGCAGGAACAGATCGTCTTCAAGGACCTGCCCGACCTCATGCGCAGCAGCGGTCTGAACTTCAGCTTCGCCCTGGCCAAGGGCCGCGGCCGCTACCTGTGCCTGTCCAAGCTCGACATCCTGCTGCAGGAGGGCCACGCGCAATCGGCCACTGCACAGCTGTTCGAGGAAGAGGGCTTTCATATCGAGGTCGACGAGCGCAGCCAGAAGCTGTTCAACAGCATGATCGAGAAGCTCGCCGGCAATCGTTGGGACGGCGACCGTGACAGCTGGCCCGAAGCCCTGGAAGACCAGGACTGGGCGCGGCTGACCACCGACCACAGCCAATGTACCGGCCGCCACTGCCCGAACTTCCAGCAGTGCGTGTTCTACAAGGCCCGCGAAGGCATGGGTAAGGTCGACGTGATCGTCACCAACCACGACATGGTCCTGGCCGACCTGGCCCTGGGCGGCGGCGCGGTGCTGCCTGACCCGCGCGACACCATGTACGTGTTCGACGAAGGCCACCACCTGCCCGACAAGGCCATCGGCCATTTCGCCCACTTTTCGCGTTTGTGTTCCACTGCCGACTGGCTGGAGCAGACCGCCAAGAACCTGACCAAGCTGCTGGCCCAGCACCCTTTGCCGGGCGATCTGGGTAAGCTGATCGAGCAGGTGCCGGAGCTGGCGCGGGAAATCCGCACCCAGCAACAGTTCATGTTCACCTTGTGCGAGCAAGTCGCCGACTTCCGCCCCAGCGAAGACGTGGAGGGGCGAGAGCGCCCGCGCTATCGCTTCGAAGGCGGCGTGGTGCCCGAACAGATCCGCGAAGTCGGCATCGAGCTGAAAAAGGGCTTCGCCCGCCTCAACGATCTGTTCACCCGCCTGGCCGACCTGCTCAAGGAAGGCATGGACGGCGAGGTCAACATCGGTATCGCCAGCCACCAGGCTGAAGAGTGGTATCCCTTGTTCGGCAGCCTGGTCACCCGCGCCCAGGGCAACTGGGAGCTGTGGACCGCCTTCACGGCCGAGGACCCAGAGGACAGCCCGCCCATGGCCCGCTGGTTGACCCTGGCCGAAAGCGGGGCGCTGTTCGACATCGAGGTCAACGCCAGCCCCATTCTGGCAGCCGAAATGCTGCGGCGTAGCCTGTGGAGCGTTGCCCATGGCGCGCTGGTCACCTCGGCGACGCTGACCGCGCTGGGCAAGTTCGACCGTTTCCGCATGCGCTCGGGCCTGCCGCGCGATGCGGTGACCTGCGTGGTGCCCAGCCCGTTCGTGCATGGCGATGCCGGCCTGCTGCGGGTGCCCGACCTCAAGGCCGACCCGCGTGATGCCGCAGCGCATACCGCTGCGATCATCCGCGAGCTGCCGAACATCGTCGAAGATGCCCGCGGTGCGCTGGTGCTGTTTTCCTCGCGCAAGCAGATGCAGGAAGTGTTCGACGGCCTGGACCGCGACTGGCGCAAGCTGGTGCTGATCCAGGGCAACCTGTCCAAGCAAGAGACCCTGAACAAGCACAAGGCGCGGGTCGATGATGGCCAGCACAGTGTGTTGTTCGGTCTGGCCAGCTTCGCCGAGGGCGTCGACCTGCCCGGTGCCTATTGCGAGCATGTGGTGATCGCCAAGATCCCCTTCGCCGTGCCTGACGATCCGGTCGAGGCGGCGCTGGCCGAGTGGATCGAGGCCCGCGGTGGCAACCCCTTCATGGAAATTGCCGTGCCCGATGCATCGTTGAAGCTGATCCAGGCCTGTGGTCGCCTGCTACGTACCGAACAGGACCGGGGCGTGATTACCTTGCTTGACCGGCGTTTGGTCACCCAACGCTACGGCAAGGCTATTCTCAATGCGCTACCGCCCTTCCGGCGGGAGATTTCCTGAAGGCCGGAGCATGATGTGCCGGCCCGTTGTCCACCACGCTGTCGGGGGCCCATGAGGGCCTCACAGGAGAGCCAGAGCCCTATGATTCGCCGCACCTTGCCTGCTGTTCTCACCTTGTTGTTCTGCGCATCTGCACTGGCCGGGCAGCAGACGCTGTTCAGCTTCGTGCGCCCGGCCTCGGTCGTCAATGTGGTGACCGAAGGGGCGGGGATGCCGCAGTACAACGCAGAACAGACCGCAGAAGGCGAGGTGTTGCGGCGGGTGGTGTTCAACCCGGTTGAACGGCCTACCCTGCGCCTGAGCCCACAGAGTGGCGCATGGGATTGGTCGGCTGGGCAGTTTCTGACCTTGCGCTTGCAAAGTGCCATGGATTGGGCGCTGACCGTGGATGTCACAGTGCTGGGCAGCGACGGGCGTACTCTGACCAGCCGCATCGACCTGCCGGCAGGGCCTGCGCAGACGGTCATGGTGCCGCTCAAGGCCAGTTCCCCCCTTAGCCAGGGCATGCGCGCCGGCCCGCCGATGCCCTGGAACCATGAGGGGCAACGGTTGCTGCTGACCAGCAGCGCCGGTGAGGTCGATCTCAAGCAGGTGGTTTCCGTCAGCTTGAGCATTCCCGGCCCCAAGGTTGCGCAGAACCTGCTGATCGAGAAGGTCGGTATCCAGGACGATGACCTTGCCTACCAGGCCGCCTACCACGCACTGATCGACGCTTACGGCCAGTCCACCCGCAGCCGCTGGCCCGAGAAGGTGGTCAACGATGAACAACTGAAAGCTGCCGACAGCCGCGAGCAGCAACAGCTCAAGGCCTGGCTGGCCGAGCATCACGAGCAACAACTGGACATCTACGGCGGGCTGCTGGCGGGGCCGGCGTTCGAGGCCAAGGGTTTCTTCCGTACCGAAAAGCGTGACGGCCGCTGGCACCTGGTAACCCCCGATGGCCATCCGTTCTACTCGTTGGGCGTCAATGCCGTGGCTGCCGATGGCGGGCGTACCTATGTCGCAGGGCGCGAAGGCATGTTCGAGGCGCTACCGGGCGAAGGTGACGCACTCGGCGCCTTTTATGGCGAGAGCAACAACGATGATGGCAATGCCTCGTCGCAGGGGCGCAACTTCAAGAAAGGGCGTTGGTTCGATTTCTATGCGGCCAACATTCACCGCGCCCATGGCAAGCCTTGCCCGCCAGAGGGCGAATCGCAACCTGCCACGCCCTGCCCGCCGCCTGCGCTGGACAGTGCTCGTTGGCAGGCGCACACGCTCGACCGGTTGCAGGCCTGGGGCTTCAACACCCTGGGCAACTGGAGCGACCCCGAGCTCGGCCAGGCCAAGCGCATGCCTTATACACTGCCGCTGTCGATCGTCGGTGACTATGCCAGCATCAGCACAGGCATGGACTGGTGGGGGCGCATGCCAGACCCGTTCGATCCGCGTTTCGCCATGGCCACCGAGCGTGCCGTGGCCATCGCCGCACGTGACCACCGGGATGACCCCTGGCTGATCGGTTACTTCGCCGACAACGAGCTGGCCTGGGCTGCGCCTGGCAACGACCCGAAGGCCCGTTACGGCCTTGCCTATGGCACCCTGCGTCTGACAACCGATGTGCCGGCCAAGCGTGCTTTTCTCAAGCAATTGCGCGACAAGTACCGCAACCAGCAGGGGCTGTCCAAGGCCTGGGGCATCGACCTGCAAGCCTGGGAGTTGATGGAAGACCCGGGCTTCGAGGCGCCGCTGCCCAACCCCGAGCACCCTGAGATCGAACGCGATTACCAGCACTTCCAGCAGGTGTTCGCTGAAACCTATTTCAAGACCATCGCCGATTCGCTGAACTGGCATGCGCCCAACCACCTTCTGCTGGGCGGGCGCTTTGCCGTCAGCACACCCGAAGCGGTCAAGGCCTGCGCCGAGTTCTGCGACGTGCTGAGCTTCAACTTCTATACCCTCAAACCCGACGACGGCTACGACTTCGCCCGCCTGGCCGAGCTGGACAAGCCCGTGCTGGTGTCCGAATTCCAGTTCGGTTCGCGTGACCGTGGGCCTTTCTGGCCGGGGCCGGTGGAAGTGGCACGTGAAGAGGAGCGGGGGCCGGCCTACGGCAACTTCCTCAAGGCGGCATTGGCGCAGCCGATGATCGTCGGTGCCCACTGGTTCCAATACCTCGACCAGCCCGCCAGCGGGCGCTTGCTCGATGGTGAGAACGGGCACCTTGGCTTGGTGGCGATCACCGATATGCCGTATCCGGCTTTTGTCGAGGCGGTGCGCAAGAGTAACCGGCAGGCCGTTGGTCAGTTGAGCAGCCTGTTGCACAAAGAGGGCTCTACCTCGGGCGCGGCAACCGAAGAGGCACCCTGAAAAGGGTGCTTTTCTGCGTGATCAACCCGCCTTGCCCAGTAGGCAAAACCGCCAACTACTGAAACAATGCCCCCTTTTTCGGCAAGGTCGAACGGAGAACGAGCGGGTGCAGATCCAGGGTCACTATGAGCTGAAGTTCGAGGCAGTGCGCGAAGCGTTCGCGGCATTGTTCGATGATCCTCAGGAGCGCGGCGCCGCGCTGTGCATTCAAGTCGGTGGCGAGACGGTAATCGACCTTTGGGCGGGCAGTGCCGACAAAGACGGCCAGCAGGCCTGGCACAGCGATACCCTCGCCAATCTGTTCTCCTGCACCAAGACGTTCACTGCCGTCACGGCGCTGCAGCTGGTCGGTGAGGGCAAGCTGGCGCTGGATGCACCGGTGGCGCGCTATTGGCCAGAGTTTGCCCAGGCAGGCAAGGAGAGCGTCACCCTGCGCCAACTGCTCAGCCACAGGGCGGGTTTGCCCGCTATCCGCGAGCTGCTGCCAGCAGAGGCCCTGTATGACTGGCAAACCATGGTCGATGCACTGGCCGCCGAGACGCCTTGGTGGGCGCCGGGTACCGCGCATGGCTATGCCGCCATCACCTACGGCTGGCTGATCGGCGAGTTGATCCGCCGCGCCGATGGCCGTGGCCCAGGGGAGTCGATCGTGGCGCGTACCGCGCGGCCGCTGGGGCTCGACTTCCACGTAGGCCTGGCGGACGATGAATTCCACCGTGTGGCGCATATTGCGCGCGGCAAGGGCAACGCCGGCGATGCCGCCGCCCAGCGCCTGCTGCAGGTGACCATGCGTGAGCCCGAGGCGTTGTCTACCCGTGCGTTCACCAACCCGCCGGCCATCCTCACCAGTACCAACAAGCCTGAGTGGCGCCGCATGCAGCAACCGGCGGCCAATGGCCACGGCAATGCCCGTAGCCTGGCGGGTTTCTACGCCGGCCTGCTCGACGGCAGCCTGCTCGAGTCCGAGCTGCTCGATGAACTGACGCGTGAACACAGCATCGGCGAGGATCGCACCCTGCTGACCAAGACGCGCTTCGGCCTTGGCTGCATGCTGGACCAGCCCGCCGTGGCCAACGCCACTTTCGGCCTGGGGGCGCGGGCCTTTGGCCATCCCGGCGCAGGGGGTTCGGTCGGTTTTGCCGACCCCGAGCACGACGTTGCTTTCGGTTTCGTGGTCAATACCCTCGGCCCTTACGTGCTCATGGATCCCAGGGCCCAGCAACTGGTGCGTGTCCTTGGCACTTGCCTTTGATCGGGTAACGCGGGTATTGCGCAATCCCTTTGACTATCCTCAATGCCAACGCCTCGAGTGTGTGGGCAAAATTTCTTTCTATTTCATGGTGTATCGCTGATGTCTTCACATAAAACCTTAGCTCTCGCCCTGTGCCTGACCGCCATGACCGGCTGCGCCAGCCATTCCCAGGATGCCTCCAAGGGCGGCCTCAGCAACTGGTGGCCATTCGGTTCGGACGAGGTCGCCGAGCAGGAAGTGAAGCAGGCCGTTACCGAAAAAGTCGCCAAGGCCGATGCCAAGTCCGAGAGCGCCAGCCGCTGGTGGTGGCCATTTGGCGGTGACGACAAGCAGGCCAAGGGCCCGGTTGTGCCAAAAATTGACGAAAAAGCCACTCAGGCCTGGCTCGATCAGTACGAGCCAAAGCTGCGTGAAGCGATCAAGGACAGCAAGCTGGAGTTGGAGCGCCGCGAGAATGTGCTGGTGGTGACCCTCCCGGCTGACAGCTCCTACAACCCGGATCGTCCGAACATGCTGCTGCCCATGAGCCTGGGCCCGATTACCCGTGTGGCCAAGGCGGTCGAGGGCGATCCCAAGACTGCCGTGCTGGTGCTTGGCCACGCCGACACCAGCGGTGCTGCGGCTACCAACCAGAAGCTCAGCCTGGAGCGCGCCGCTTCGGTGTCGGCGATTTTCCGCTTGAGCGGTTTGAACCGTGACCGCCTGTCCCTCAAGGGCATGGGTTCGGAAATGCCGCGGGCAGCGAACGACAGCGTTGAAGGCCGTGCCCTGAACCGCCGCGTGGAGATGCTGCTGACCCCGCAGAACACCATGCTTGCTTTGATGGCCAAGTATCAGCGGCCAGCGCCGGCACCGAGCACGATGGTAGCTGTCCAGGACACCAAGGCACCTGCCACCAAGCCAGCCGAGACCAAGCCAGCCGCCAAGGCAGCGGCCAAACCTGCTGCGAAGAAGCCTGTAGCCAAAGCCAAGGCATCGACCAAAACCGCCGCTAAAAAGAAAGCCGCGCCGGCCAAGCCCGCGGCCAAGAAAGCTACCGCCGAGAAAAAAGTAGCCGCCAATAGCCCTGCGAAGACCAACTGATCGTCAAGGAAACGCAGCCATGACCCAATCCCTGGCCGATATGCGCCGCGACTACACCCGTGATGGCCTGGCTGAAGCCCAGGCGCCGGGGGAGCCGTTCGCTTTGTTCCACCAGTGGTTCGCCGATGCGGTGAAGACCGAGCAGCCCCCGGTGGAGGCCAATGCCATGACGCTCGCCACGGTCGACGGTGATGGCCGTCCCCATTGCCGTGTATTGCTGCTCAAGGGGCTCGATGACCGCGGCTTCACCTTCTTTACCAACTACGACAGCGCCAAGGGCCAGCAACTGCTGGCCAACCCCTACGCTGCCATGACCTTTTTCTGGCCGGCGCTGGAGCGTCAGGTGCGCATCGAAGGGCGTGTGGAAAAGGTTACGCCCCAAGAGTCGGATGACTATTACCAGGTCCGTCCGCTGGGTAGCCGCCTTGGCGCATGGGCTTCACCGCAAAGCCGGGTGATTGCCAGTCGCGAGGCGCTAGAAGGGCTGGTGAAGGCCACTGAAGCGCGGTTCTGCAACACCCAGCCACACTGCCCCGAGCATTGGGGAGGCTACCGCGTGCTGCCGGAGCGCATCGAGTTCTGGCAGGGACGGGCGAGCCGGCTGCATGATCGGCTGAACTATCGGTGGGTCGATGGCCAGTGGCTGCGCGAGCGCCTGGCGCCGTAGGGTGCGGGGGGCTGCTTGGCAGCCCCAGCATGCCGTTAGTACTTCAATGCAGTAAACCCTGACTATCTTCTGTCTAGATGTCCAGGCCCGGCTCGGAGGCTGTACCGTAGCTGAACGGAAATATTTTTTATGGCTTTGCTACCGTGACAGCCGTCGAAGTGCAGCGTCTAATGGACACCTGACTTATGGAGACTTTACCCATGCGTAAATCCGCTTTGCTGGTGGCGACGTTCACCACCCTGTCGTTGCTGTTGGGCGGCTGTGCTTCCAGCCTGACCGGCGACAGCTACTCCCGTGATGAGGCCCGTCGCGTGCAGACCGTGCGCATGGGGACCATCGAGTCCCTGCGTCCGGTCAAGATCGAAGGCACCAAAACCCCAATCGGCGGCGGTGCAGGCGCAATCGTCGGTGGTGTTGCCGGCAGTGCCATTGGTGGTGGCCGTGGCAGTATCGTTGCTGCGGTAATCGGCGCCGTGGCGGGTGGCCTGGCGGGTTCCGCTGCCGAGGAAGGTATCACCCGCACCCAAGGTGTCGAAATTACCGTGCGTGAGGACGATGGCAGCATGCGCGCCTACGTGCAGGCCGTGCAGGAGAACGAAATCTTCCGCGTCGGTGATCGTGTGCGCATCATGACAGTCGACGGTACCAGCCGCGTTACGCACTGATTGCGGCAAAAACAAAACCCCGAACTGGGCAGGCCCGTTCGGGGTTTTTTATTGGCCTGTCCTGGCCCTGTCGCTGGCAATCCGGCTCCAGGCTTCATGCTGGGGTAGGCGCTGGCGGCTTACAGCCCGAGGATGTCCCGCGCCACGGCCTCGGCAATGCGAATGCCATCAACGCCCGCCGAGAGGATGCCCCCGGCATACCCGGCACCCTCACCTGCAGGGAACAGCCCCTTCACGTTCAGGCTCTGGTAATCCGTGCCGCGGGTAATGCGCAGCGGCGAGGAGGTACGTGTCTCGATCCCGGTGAGCACAGCGTCATGCAGGTTGTAGCCTTTGATCTGTCGATCGAAGGCTGGCAGCGCCTCGCGGATTGCCTCGATGGCGAAAGCCGGCAAACTTGGCGCCAGGTCACCCAAGGTCACGCCCGGCTTGTAGGACGGCTCGACGCTACCCAGCGCGGTGGAGGGTTTGCCTGCCACGAAGTCGCCGACCAGCTGCGCCGGTGCCTGATAGTTGCTGCCGCCCATCACGTAGGCGTGCGCTTCCAGGCGCTCCTGCAGTTCGATACCGGCCAGCGGGCCGCCCGGGTAATCGCGCTCAGGGTCGATACCGACCACGATGCCGGAGTTGGCGTTGCGCTCGTTACGCGAATACTGGCTCATGCCATTGGTAACGACGCGGCCTGGTTCGCTGGTGGCTGCGACCACGGTGCCGCCCGGGCACATGCAGAAGCTGTACACAGAGCGGCCGTTCTTGGCGTGGTACACCAGCTTGTAGTCAGCGGCACCCAATTTCGGGTGGCCGGCATATTTGCCAAGGCGCGCCTTGTCGATCAGTGTTTGCGGGTGCTCGATACGGAAGCCCACCGAGAACGGCTTGGCCTCCATGAACACGCCTTTGCCGTGCAGCATGCGGAAGGTATCGCGGGCGCTGTGGCCCAGGGCAAGCACCACATGGCGCGACTGCAACTGCTCGCCGCTCTCCAGCACCACGCCGCTCAGTTGGCCATCGTCGAGCAACAGGTCGGTGACCTTCTCCTGGAAGCGCACTTCGCCGCCCAGGGCGATGATGTCCTGGCGCATCTGCTCGACCATGCCGGTCAGGCGGAAAGTACCGATATGCGGCTTGTTGATGTAGAGGATTTCGTCCGGCGCACCGGCTTTGACGAACTCCTCCAGTACCTTGCGGCCATGGTGAAGCGGGTCCTTGATCTGGCTGTACAGCTTGCCGTCGGAGAAGGTCCCGGCACCGCCTTCGCCGAATTGTACGTTGGACTCGGGGTTGAGCACGCTCTTGCGCCACAGGCCCCAGGTGTCCTTGGTGCGCTGGCGCACTTCCTTGCCACGCTCGAGGATGATCGGCTTGAAGCCCATCTGGGCCAGCAGCAGGCCGGCGAAGATGCCGCACGGGCCGAAGCCGACCACGATCGGGCGCTCCTGCAGGTCGGCCGGTGCGTGGCCAACGAACTTGTAGGTGACATCCGGCGCGACGGTGATGTTGCGGTCGTCAGCGAACTTGCCCAGCAGCTCCGCTTCGTTGCTGGTTTCAAGGTCGATGGTGTAGATGAACAGCAGTTCGCTGTTCTTCTTGCGCGCATCGTAGCTGCGCTTGAACAGGTTGAAGCTGAGCAGTTGCTCATCACGGATGCCCAAGCGCTGAACAATGGCTTCGCGCAGCGCTTCGTCGGGATGGTCCAGGGGCAGCTTCAGTTCGGTGATTCGTAGCATGGCAGGGTCCAGTATCCCGGCCATGGGCGGCCGGCGGCTTTACACAAACCGCCAAGTATAAGCTGTTCGCCGCCCTGACTGGCAGGATAAAAGTGCCCGGCGATCAGTTGTCGCGTGCACCACCGTAGTAGCCGCAGCCCTGGAGGGTCTGGCCATCGATGCGCAGCTCGGCACGCAGGTGGTGCACGGCACCGGTGGCAGTATCGACGCAACGCTGCGGGGCAGCCCACAGTTCCACATGCTGGCCGTTGGCTTCGCTGGTCAGGGTCAGGCCGCCGCCGGGCACTTCCTCTTCCAGGAAGGGCAGCGGCAATGGTTCCTTGCCAATGCGGTTGATCACCATGCCTTTGCCACTGGCCTTGACGTCCCACTCGGGCTCATGGCCGCTGGCGCGCAGGGTCAGTTGCTTGAAGTTGGGGTCTTCGCAGGCGCGGGTGGACGGATCCAGGCGGTACAGGGTGCGCACCTCGAGCTGACCGTCGTTGTCGGCCTGCTTGCTGCCGGTGAGGCGCCCGCGCACATCGGCGAACAGTTTGTCACCGGCGGCGTCTGCCAGGTTCGCGGCTTCCTGCAAAATGCCGGTGCCGGCGACATCCTTGATCACGAACCGGCGGGCTTCGTTGCAGGGCTTGAACAGCAACTGGCCGCCACCGGCGCTCAACTCGCCCTGCATGCGTGTAGTGCCGATGTTCGGGTCGCTTGGTGGCGCGGCCAGCATCTGGCAGCCGGCGAACAGTGGCAGCAGGGCGGTGAGTACGAGGGAAGGGGTGAGGCGCATGGGGCGGGGCTCCGGGATGCTTGCATGAAGTGCAGGCCACGGTACGCATGCCAGGCGCCGATCACAAGAGGTGGGTACGGGCGGTGCATCTGCATCAGGCAGAAAATGGCTTGAAGCCCTGATGCCATTCAGGTGAGCGATTTGGGGCCGCGTTGCGGCCCATCGCCGGCAAGCCGGCTCCCACTGGGACCGCGCAATTTTCGAGCGTTGCGCTGTAACTGCGGGAGCCGGCTTGAACGGGTAACGCGCAGGCCTGAAGAACTGCGCGGTCGAGGTGGGAGCCGGCTTGCCGGCGATGGGCTGCGTAGCAGCCCCGAAACGCTAACTGACAGCGTCAACCGCCGAGGTAGGCGTCACGCACTTTCGGGTCGGTCAGCAGCGCCTCTCCCGTGCCCTG harbors:
- a CDS encoding OmpA family protein: MSVMSKAALPLLVVSSLLAGCATHSDGSAPLNQRTWPICSLLGGLAGGGLGAIESSSWAAGGGALGAIAGGLICYAQDGDEDEDGVFDRRDRCPDTPAGTAVDHVGCPLPQYPPSQPAPEPQPEVISLDDQGQVMFAFDSADLTAGSQQRLQSLLPRLNELGVSRIKVVGHTDNVGSDSYNQALSERRAASVAQYLISQGLAPQKVTSEGRGASEPVAENDTEEGRAHNRRVDLHLN
- a CDS encoding DUF1145 domain-containing protein; this encodes MKFILGLGKTLTIAFWGVVMFNLMLPQPLPFNLLINAAGIALLGLHFLEVLFFNGSLRGRSHRWFDRLQILLTGIFHVMSIPRPAALPRRG
- a CDS encoding OmpA family protein, which encodes MSIVRTAIPLVLLTSVLTGCAGLQKTDWPKCAAVGGVGGAALGAIESSSWAGWGALLGGGLAAGYCWAKGDGDEDGDGVPDSRDKCPGTPRGVQVDANGCPPEPAPVVEEVVVQKEEVIVIRDVHFEFDSARLTAADKERLNTIATRLKQEAPSARLSVTGHTDSVGSDSYNQNLSERRAHSVTDYLVESGVPRASFVSVVGAGETQPVADNATADGRSMNRRTEIRIER
- a CDS encoding CopD family protein, giving the protein MLAFALPYTLHVLAALVWVGGMFFAWLVLRPATVAALEGPARLRLWVDVFRRFFRWVWLAIAILAISGVGMLHLRFNGFETAPRYVQVMMGGGIAMFALFMRIQALLLPELKAAVQAEDWAAGAAALGRIRRLVGANLLLGLAVVTVASSRLPA
- the dinG gene encoding ATP-dependent DNA helicase DinG, with the protein product MISNELKATIQGAYSRFLEAKSLKPRYGQRLMIAEVAKVLGDIACDDEGRRAGEPAVVAVEAGTGTGKTVAYSLAAIPAAKAAGKRLVIATATVALQEQIVFKDLPDLMRSSGLNFSFALAKGRGRYLCLSKLDILLQEGHAQSATAQLFEEEGFHIEVDERSQKLFNSMIEKLAGNRWDGDRDSWPEALEDQDWARLTTDHSQCTGRHCPNFQQCVFYKAREGMGKVDVIVTNHDMVLADLALGGGAVLPDPRDTMYVFDEGHHLPDKAIGHFAHFSRLCSTADWLEQTAKNLTKLLAQHPLPGDLGKLIEQVPELAREIRTQQQFMFTLCEQVADFRPSEDVEGRERPRYRFEGGVVPEQIREVGIELKKGFARLNDLFTRLADLLKEGMDGEVNIGIASHQAEEWYPLFGSLVTRAQGNWELWTAFTAEDPEDSPPMARWLTLAESGALFDIEVNASPILAAEMLRRSLWSVAHGALVTSATLTALGKFDRFRMRSGLPRDAVTCVVPSPFVHGDAGLLRVPDLKADPRDAAAHTAAIIRELPNIVEDARGALVLFSSRKQMQEVFDGLDRDWRKLVLIQGNLSKQETLNKHKARVDDGQHSVLFGLASFAEGVDLPGAYCEHVVIAKIPFAVPDDPVEAALAEWIEARGGNPFMEIAVPDASLKLIQACGRLLRTEQDRGVITLLDRRLVTQRYGKAILNALPPFRREIS